From a single Halococcus hamelinensis 100A6 genomic region:
- a CDS encoding DUF7541 family protein, whose translation MDEQPGLSDQYRMSSPWPIIVVLGLVFSELGLLFNVFPVAVGGLLLFVGSVAGILLESGYAQRPWNVLLGFGVVLVVLGGALTATQLDAVSVDALVGVLTQPNGIVGRGAEMLIAGVVVAVAGAGGRFVEAGSA comes from the coding sequence ATGGACGAGCAGCCGGGTCTCAGCGACCAGTACCGGATGTCGAGCCCGTGGCCGATCATCGTGGTGCTCGGGCTGGTGTTCTCGGAGCTGGGGCTGTTGTTCAACGTCTTCCCGGTCGCGGTCGGCGGCCTCCTCCTGTTCGTCGGCAGCGTCGCGGGGATCCTCCTCGAATCCGGCTACGCACAGCGGCCGTGGAACGTCCTGCTCGGGTTCGGGGTCGTGCTCGTGGTGCTCGGCGGCGCGCTCACCGCGACCCAGCTCGATGCGGTCTCGGTCGACGCGCTCGTCGGGGTCCTGACCCAGCCGAACGGGATCGTCGGTCGCGGCGCGGAGATGCTGATCGCCGGCGTCGTGGTCGCGGTCGCGGGCGCGGGCGGCCGGTTCGTGGAGGCCGGCTCGGCCTGA
- a CDS encoding cytochrome c oxidase subunit 3: MGTADDTSDDGGGHHLPAVTDFPRGFGEASWWPYIASVGAAGIYIGAALFFMGHNGASIVPAIAGPAVFGVSVVLTLTGIFGWLYHAFVANYWERAADEHSGNMLRFGMLLFLCTEIFTFGAGFVYYFFIRTGSWSGAEIPPELLSPLVAANTVLLVVSSFTFHFAEVELRKDNHRRFTALLGVTLLLGLVFIGGQIYEYNLFIIHEGFTLTSGLFASAFFGLTGLHGLHVSMGAVLILIVLARAVMGQYSAERHTSVSTVSMYWHFVDVVWLFLVAVIYIGAVAP, encoded by the coding sequence ATGGGAACAGCGGACGATACGAGCGACGACGGCGGCGGACATCACCTCCCGGCGGTGACGGACTTCCCGCGCGGGTTCGGCGAAGCCAGCTGGTGGCCCTACATCGCGTCGGTCGGCGCGGCGGGGATCTACATCGGCGCGGCCCTGTTCTTCATGGGACACAACGGGGCCTCAATCGTGCCCGCGATCGCGGGCCCCGCCGTGTTCGGGGTCTCGGTCGTCCTCACGCTGACCGGTATCTTCGGCTGGCTCTATCACGCCTTCGTCGCGAACTACTGGGAGCGCGCCGCCGACGAGCACTCGGGGAACATGCTCCGGTTCGGGATGTTGTTGTTCCTCTGTACCGAGATATTCACCTTCGGCGCGGGCTTCGTCTACTACTTCTTCATCCGGACCGGGAGCTGGTCGGGCGCGGAGATCCCCCCCGAACTCCTGAGCCCGCTCGTCGCCGCCAACACCGTCCTGCTGGTCGTCAGCAGTTTCACCTTCCACTTCGCCGAGGTCGAACTCCGAAAGGACAACCACCGGCGGTTCACCGCGCTGCTCGGGGTCACCCTCCTGCTCGGGCTGGTCTTCATCGGCGGCCAGATCTACGAGTACAACCTCTTCATCATCCACGAGGGCTTCACCCTCACGTCGGGGCTCTTCGCGAGCGCCTTCTTCGGGCTCACGGGCCTCCACGGGCTCCACGTCTCGATGGGAGCGGTCCTCATCCTCATCGTGCTGGCCCGCGCCGTGATGGGCCAGTACTCCGCCGAGCGCCACACCTCGGTGAGCACGGTCTCGATGTACTGGCACTTCGTCGACGTGGTCTGGCTCTTCCTCGTCGCCGTGATCTACATCGGCGCGGTCGCGCCGTGA
- a CDS encoding DUF6684 family protein, whose protein sequence is MAERTFDRETLLDLTVNIIPLGIILFFVVVFLMIRPWGPNLYMETVSMGLLVIPFVALAALTYFSGRIISRDEATTTEADLSSTDATLSEQEPEEEAGEDYEMVEDTLDAEPDEDDTN, encoded by the coding sequence ATGGCAGAGCGCACCTTCGACCGTGAAACCCTCCTCGACCTCACGGTCAACATCATTCCGCTCGGGATCATCCTGTTCTTCGTGGTGGTGTTTCTCATGATCCGGCCGTGGGGGCCGAACCTCTACATGGAGACCGTCAGCATGGGACTGTTGGTGATCCCGTTCGTCGCGTTGGCGGCGCTCACCTACTTCTCGGGCCGCATCATCTCGCGTGACGAGGCCACGACGACCGAGGCCGACCTCTCGTCGACCGACGCCACGCTCTCCGAACAGGAACCCGAGGAGGAGGCGGGCGAGGACTACGAGATGGTCGAGGACACCCTCGACGCCGAGCCCGACGAGGACGACACGAACTGA